In Musa acuminata AAA Group cultivar baxijiao chromosome BXJ3-11, Cavendish_Baxijiao_AAA, whole genome shotgun sequence, one DNA window encodes the following:
- the LOC135652863 gene encoding purine-uracil permease NCS1-like: MCLPSGNDDGGGAAPGGNVDFHPTTPAQRTATAWDMASLWIGLVVGVPSYYLAGSLVEAGMSWWQGVAVVVAAKVILLGPLLAAAQPGTRYGVPFPVLARATFGVRGAHVVVLLRALVACGWFGIETWIGGQAVFLLLPASLRLSPYATPLPWLATSPLELAAFLLFWAAQLVLLWKGMHGIRALQKISAPILALLAALLLGWAYRSAGGFGPMLSLPPRLSPPEFWALFFPSLTANVGSWAAVALSIPDFSRYARSQADQVAGQLGLPLYMGAFAFVGLAVTSSTMVIFGRVVSNPIELLSMIDGTLAKLLAVPGITLAVVTTNIPANVVAPANALVSFRPATFSFRGGALLTALTAILFQPWRIFRSTDSFVYTWLVSYSAVMGPIAGVLLADYYVVRRMELDVEELYWSSAAGRYYYTGGYNVVAMATVMASLAPVVPGFLHRVRVVKSVPGALVFIYNVSWFFGFFSSVGIYLVISAFCSRRGGRDDCQVTLSSSSPPALEEPLFRHWTIKL; this comes from the coding sequence ATGTGTTTGCCCAGCGGGAACGATGATGGTGGAGGCGCCGCTCCCGGCGGCAACGTTGACTTCCACCCGACCACCCCCGCCCAGCGCACCGCCACCGCGTGGGACATGGCCAGCCTGTGGATCGGCCTCGTGGTGGGCGTCCCGTCCTACTACTTGGCCGGTAGCCTCGTCGAGGCCGGCATGTCCTGGTGGCAGGGCGTGGCCGTCGTCGTCGCCGCCAAGGTCATCCTCCTCGGGCCACTCCTCGCCGCCGCGCAGCCCGGCACCCGCTACGGCGTCCCATTCCCGGTCCTCGCCCGCGCCACCTTCGGCGTCCGCGGCGCCcatgtcgtcgtcctcctccgcgCACTCGTCGCCTGCGGCTGGTTCGGCATCGAGACCTGGATCGGCGGCCAGgccgtcttcctcctcctcccggcTTCCCTCCGCCTCTCCCCCTACGCGACGCCGCTCCCGTGGCTCGCCACCTCGCCGCTGGAGCTCGCAGCCTTCCTCCTCTTCTGGGCGGCCCAGCTCGTGCTGCTGTGGAAGGGCATGCATGGCATCAGAGCGCTACAGAAGATCTCAGCTCCCATTCTTGCACTGCTCGCCGCTTTGCTCTTGGGCTGGGCTTACCGCAGCGCCGGTGGGTTCGGCCCCATGCTCTCTCTGCCGCCCCGGCTGTCGCCACCCGAATTCTGGGCACTCTTCTTCCCGTCGCTCACCGCCAACGTCGGCAGCTGGGCGGCAGTGGCACTGAGCATCCCGGACTTCTCTCGCTACGCCAGGAGCCAGGCGGACCAGGTGGCAGGGCAGCTGGGCCTCCCCCTCTACATGGGAGCCTTCGCCTTCGTCGGCCTCGCCGTCACCTCCTCCACGATGGTCATCTTCGGTCGGGTGGTCTCCAACCCCATCGAGCTCCTCTCCATGATCGACGGCACGCTGGCCAAGCTGCTCGCCGTCCCGGGGATAACCCTCGCCGTGGTCACCACCAACATCCCCGCCAACGTGGTGGCTCCGGCCAACGCGCTGGTGAGCTTCCGTCCGGCCACCTTCAGCTTCAGGGGCGGCGCGCTGCTCACGGCCCTGACGGCGATCCTCTTCCAGCCATGGCGGATCTTTAGGTCCACGGACAGCTTCGTATACACGTGGCTCGTCAGCTACTCGGCGGTCATGGGCCCGATAGCCGGCGTCCTGCTCGCGGACTACTATGTCGTGCGGCGGATGGAGCTCGACGTGGAGGAGCTCTACTGGAGCAGCGCGGCGGGGAGGTACTACTACACCGGGGGATACAACGTGGTGGCCATGGCGACGGTCATGGCCAGCCTCGCGCCGGTAGTCCCTGGCTTCCTTCACAGGGTGAGGGTGGTGAAGTCTGTACCGGGAGCGCTCGTCTTCATCTACAACGTTAGCTGGTTCTTTGGCTTCTTCTCGTCGGTGGGCATCTACTTGGTTATCTCTGCTTTCTGCAGCAGGAGAGGTGGTCGTGATGACTGCCAGGTGACgctgtcttcttcttctcctccggcATTGGAGGAGCCCCTGTTTCGGCATTGGACGATCAAATTGTAG